The following are encoded in a window of Salinibacter grassmerensis genomic DNA:
- a CDS encoding cell wall hydrolase: protein MNARRMLLSASIGVLLLAPAPAPEPGGANAGEAPPSRGASASAPCAVQRDLSRTAPAPAARLSAAYAPRAMGTTDTARVAPPTDLEEPTVWLARAIYSETKLPHEQELVAWVVRNRVETAYRGRRSYREVVLDPYQFSAFNPGTEKRSFYRRLRPEAPLPRWRQALWVARYVRHAAPAYRPFSIETRHFYSERSMRDRTVPYWADGAGFVAPDRSRYVVDERRFQFFKRAS from the coding sequence ATGAATGCGCGCAGGATGCTCCTCAGCGCTTCCATCGGCGTTCTTTTGCTCGCCCCCGCGCCTGCTCCGGAGCCAGGGGGAGCCAACGCCGGGGAGGCACCGCCGAGCCGAGGAGCGTCTGCGTCCGCCCCTTGTGCCGTACAGCGAGACCTTTCCCGCACGGCGCCGGCCCCCGCCGCCCGCCTGAGTGCCGCGTACGCACCGAGAGCGATGGGGACGACCGACACCGCCCGGGTCGCTCCCCCGACCGACCTGGAGGAGCCGACCGTGTGGCTGGCCCGGGCCATCTACTCCGAAACGAAATTGCCCCACGAGCAGGAACTGGTCGCCTGGGTCGTGCGCAACCGCGTGGAAACTGCCTACCGCGGCCGCCGGTCCTACCGGGAGGTGGTGCTGGACCCCTACCAGTTTAGCGCCTTCAACCCCGGGACCGAAAAGCGTTCGTTTTACCGCCGGCTGCGCCCGGAGGCCCCGCTGCCGCGCTGGCGGCAGGCCCTGTGGGTGGCACGCTACGTGCGGCACGCAGCGCCGGCCTACCGCCCGTTTTCGATCGAGACGCGACACTTCTACAGCGAGCGCTCGATGCGGGACCGGACGGTGCCCTACTGGGCGGACGGCGCCGGGTTTGTGGCCCCGGACCGCAGTCGCTACGTCGTCGACGAACGGCGCTTCCAGTTCTTTAAGCGGGCGTCGTAG
- a CDS encoding UDP-N-acetylmuramoyl-tripeptide--D-alanyl-D-alanine ligase, with translation MTSALIFFGVVATLFAGWRAGRRVRFFLHIFQLETYKFSRYGRWLADRVSSLVVRPSHGVGAAALAGGGLAPPIIDAGWGVLVVLLVWPMAFISSRRYRSDREKKPLAFTDRMVRLITPTALLALLPVACGGLYGWTLGSPPGVLWYLGGLLVADLGAPLWVALGAALMHPVETAIQKGFKRQARRRLQARSDLSVVGITGSYGKTSTKFIVAELLRQKYSVYATPSSYNTPMGLCLAVNEHLKPQHQVLVLEYGIRYPGDMDELCDIAEPDASVVTTIGVAHLETMGTQDNIAAEKSVLVEQTAPDGPVVLNVDDERVAAMAERASGPVWRISTEGHPDADITAGSIQYDTTGTAFEVTDDTGTTVAFETQLLGRHNVLNVLLAVAVGRSMGLRLRQMAHAARRVEPVEHRLQLRTRGDVTIIDDAFNSNPVGARNAVEILSKMGDGQRAIVTPGMVELGDRQWRENKEFGTVLAGHDLDLVVLVGADQTAPIQEGLSEADFPQERVHVVPSLSEAQAFLKRQLKPGDVVLYENDLPDQYEV, from the coding sequence ATGACGAGCGCGCTCATTTTTTTCGGCGTCGTCGCCACCCTGTTCGCCGGGTGGCGGGCTGGGCGCCGCGTCCGGTTTTTCCTCCACATCTTCCAGCTGGAGACGTATAAGTTTAGCCGGTACGGGCGCTGGTTGGCCGACCGCGTGTCGTCGCTGGTTGTCCGTCCTTCCCATGGCGTGGGGGCCGCCGCACTCGCGGGAGGCGGGCTCGCCCCGCCCATCATCGATGCGGGTTGGGGCGTGCTCGTCGTCCTCCTGGTGTGGCCGATGGCGTTCATTTCGTCACGCCGCTACCGGAGCGACCGGGAGAAGAAGCCCCTTGCGTTCACGGACCGCATGGTGCGCCTCATCACCCCCACGGCCCTCTTGGCCCTCCTCCCCGTCGCCTGCGGCGGGCTGTACGGATGGACGCTCGGTTCTCCGCCGGGCGTGCTGTGGTACCTGGGCGGTCTCCTCGTGGCCGACCTGGGGGCGCCCTTGTGGGTGGCCCTGGGGGCTGCCCTGATGCACCCCGTCGAAACGGCCATCCAGAAGGGCTTCAAACGGCAGGCCCGACGCCGGCTCCAGGCGCGCTCAGACCTCTCCGTGGTCGGCATTACGGGCTCGTACGGCAAGACGAGCACGAAATTTATCGTCGCCGAGCTCCTTCGACAGAAGTACAGCGTGTACGCCACGCCGAGCTCCTACAACACCCCCATGGGGCTCTGTCTCGCCGTCAACGAGCACCTGAAGCCTCAGCATCAGGTGCTGGTGCTGGAGTACGGCATTCGCTACCCCGGCGATATGGACGAGCTCTGCGACATTGCCGAGCCGGACGCGTCGGTCGTGACCACCATAGGGGTGGCTCATCTCGAAACGATGGGCACCCAGGACAATATCGCGGCGGAGAAAAGCGTGCTCGTGGAGCAGACGGCGCCGGACGGCCCCGTGGTCCTTAATGTAGATGACGAGCGCGTGGCCGCCATGGCCGAGCGGGCCTCCGGACCGGTCTGGCGGATCTCGACCGAGGGGCACCCCGACGCCGATATTACCGCCGGCAGCATTCAGTACGACACCACCGGCACCGCCTTCGAGGTGACGGACGACACGGGCACCACCGTAGCATTCGAGACCCAGCTGCTGGGCCGGCACAATGTGCTCAACGTGCTCCTGGCCGTGGCGGTGGGCCGCTCAATGGGACTGCGGCTCCGCCAAATGGCCCACGCGGCCCGGCGGGTGGAGCCCGTCGAGCACCGGCTTCAGCTCCGCACCCGGGGCGACGTCACGATCATCGACGACGCCTTCAATTCCAACCCCGTCGGGGCGCGAAACGCCGTCGAGATTCTGAGCAAGATGGGCGACGGGCAGCGTGCAATCGTGACGCCGGGAATGGTGGAGCTCGGCGACCGGCAGTGGCGCGAGAACAAGGAGTTCGGCACCGTTCTCGCCGGGCACGACCTCGACCTTGTGGTGCTCGTTGGGGCCGACCAGACGGCCCCCATTCAGGAAGGGCTCTCGGAGGCCGACTTTCCGCAGGAGCGCGTCCACGTCGTCCCGTCGCTCAGCGAGGCGCAGGCGTTTCTCAAGCGACAGCTGAAGCCGGGCGACGTGGTGCTCTACGAGAACGACCTCCCCGACCAGTACGAAGTGTGA
- a CDS encoding alpha/beta fold hydrolase, protein MTDSNLNVEVRGHPENPSVLLLHGWGRSLEDLRPLTRDLSDAYWTHAVDLPGHGASPPPPEPWGVPEHARLLHDYIRTEIQSSVTVVGHSNGGRIALYMAGTSAHASATNRLALISPSGVAPERSWAYHMRSGLATALKAPVQALPSPLQAPAEDWLRHSLVWRLLGSADYNAQEGVMRETFVKTVNDHLDDELQRIQVPTLLFWGTEDDAVSRRQMGVMTTKIDDCGLVELDGAGHFGHLDQPETVRAGLRHFLENS, encoded by the coding sequence GTGACGGATTCCAATTTGAACGTCGAGGTTCGGGGGCACCCCGAAAATCCCTCTGTTCTTCTGTTGCACGGCTGGGGCCGCAGCCTGGAGGACCTACGTCCCCTGACTCGAGACCTCTCCGACGCCTATTGGACGCACGCCGTGGACCTGCCCGGGCACGGCGCCTCGCCCCCGCCCCCGGAGCCTTGGGGAGTCCCCGAACACGCACGTCTGCTCCACGACTACATCCGAACGGAGATTCAATCAAGCGTCACGGTGGTGGGGCACTCGAATGGAGGACGCATCGCGCTGTACATGGCCGGCACGTCGGCACACGCGTCCGCTACCAATCGGCTCGCGCTCATCAGTCCCTCCGGGGTTGCGCCCGAGCGGTCGTGGGCTTACCACATGCGGTCGGGACTGGCCACGGCCCTGAAGGCCCCCGTACAGGCCCTTCCATCGCCCCTCCAGGCCCCCGCCGAGGATTGGCTTCGCCATTCGCTCGTCTGGCGCCTGCTCGGCTCCGCCGACTACAATGCCCAGGAAGGGGTCATGCGCGAGACGTTCGTCAAGACCGTGAACGACCACCTCGACGACGAGCTGCAGCGCATTCAGGTCCCGACGCTTTTGTTCTGGGGGACCGAGGACGACGCGGTCTCACGGCGGCAGATGGGGGTGATGACGACGAAGATCGACGACTGCGGGCTCGTGGAGCTCGACGGCGCCGGCCACTTTGGACACCTCGACCAGCCGGAAACGGTCCGGGCCGGGCTCCGTCATTTCCTGGAAAACTCGTAG
- the rho gene encoding transcription termination factor Rho, whose amino-acid sequence MSENDNESFRRLLELIGEKKYGFMRELRPDLPKDEDDPFMPPPLIGKFNLRDGVIIEGDLKPGRKGGMQVGWIDSVMGLPPKEWAQLKDFDQGASVYPDEKLDLITGTDDESMRVLDLVAPLGKGQRALIVSPPRAGKTVLLKDIAAGVTENHPEVELVSLLVDERPEEVTDFRRTTEAQVFASSNDRGEDNHVRVSTLAMEHAKRLVETGKDVVVLLDSLTRLGRTFNLWVDGSGRTLSGGLDAEALKVPRQIFGSARNIEGGGSLTIIATALVDTGSRMDEVIFEEFKGTGNSEIVLDREMADKRIFPAVNLRESGTRNEERLLGEVRRKKHNQLFRALNSRAPIEAMQALLRHLRNSPSNAHLLNELVPE is encoded by the coding sequence ATGTCAGAAAACGATAACGAATCATTTCGGAGACTCCTTGAGCTTATCGGCGAAAAGAAGTACGGCTTCATGCGCGAGCTGCGGCCGGACCTGCCGAAAGACGAGGATGATCCTTTCATGCCGCCACCGCTCATTGGCAAGTTCAATCTCCGCGACGGGGTCATCATCGAAGGCGACCTGAAGCCGGGCCGCAAAGGCGGGATGCAGGTGGGCTGGATCGACTCCGTGATGGGGCTTCCCCCCAAAGAGTGGGCGCAGCTCAAGGACTTTGACCAGGGGGCAAGTGTGTACCCGGACGAGAAGCTGGACCTGATTACCGGGACCGACGACGAGTCGATGCGGGTGCTTGACCTCGTTGCGCCACTGGGGAAGGGACAGCGTGCCCTGATCGTGTCCCCGCCCCGAGCCGGCAAGACGGTTCTGCTGAAGGACATCGCCGCGGGCGTCACGGAAAACCACCCGGAGGTTGAGCTCGTCTCGTTGCTCGTCGACGAACGTCCCGAAGAGGTGACCGACTTCCGTCGGACGACCGAGGCGCAGGTGTTTGCCTCCTCCAACGACCGCGGTGAGGACAACCACGTCCGGGTCTCAACCCTGGCGATGGAGCACGCCAAGCGGCTCGTGGAGACGGGAAAGGACGTTGTGGTTCTGCTCGACTCCCTTACCCGTCTCGGACGGACCTTCAACCTGTGGGTCGACGGCAGCGGCCGGACGCTGTCCGGCGGCCTGGACGCGGAGGCGCTGAAGGTGCCGCGCCAGATCTTCGGGTCGGCGCGCAACATCGAGGGCGGCGGCTCGCTGACGATCATCGCCACTGCGCTGGTCGACACCGGAAGCCGGATGGACGAGGTCATCTTCGAGGAGTTCAAGGGCACAGGAAACTCCGAGATCGTGCTCGACCGTGAGATGGCCGACAAGCGCATCTTCCCGGCCGTCAACCTCCGCGAGAGTGGAACCCGGAATGAGGAGCGCCTCCTCGGCGAGGTGCGGCGCAAGAAGCACAACCAGCTGTTCCGGGCGCTCAACTCGCGGGCCCCAATCGAGGCGATGCAGGCCCTGCTTCGGCACCTGCGCAACAGCCCGTCCAACGCGCACCTGCTGAACGAGCTCGTTCCCGAGTAG
- the radC gene encoding RadC family protein, translated as MPPDSAPDASAEDPSSPEGSEEPALLYRVPIHEWDESDQPREKLLAHGPTVLSDAEVLALLLGSGTRTSDGPVSAVELGRSLLQSYGSLHEVSQRKPKELTRMRGVGPAKATKLAAAFEAGRRVESQRQQDERVQVTCPADVADVYGPLLRDLDKEVFKVVHLNTANVIIGDYTVSEGGLSSSVVEPRAVFEQAILDDAAAVLCLHNHPSGNPEPSREDVRITRQLVDAGGTMGIPVHDHLIIAGTEHTSLAERGVID; from the coding sequence ATGCCTCCTGATTCTGCGCCCGACGCCTCCGCCGAAGACCCGTCGTCACCCGAGGGATCGGAAGAGCCTGCCCTGCTGTATCGCGTTCCGATCCACGAGTGGGACGAATCTGATCAGCCGCGCGAGAAGCTGCTGGCGCACGGCCCCACCGTTCTCTCCGACGCGGAAGTGCTGGCGCTCCTGCTCGGGTCCGGCACCCGCACCAGCGACGGCCCCGTCTCCGCCGTCGAGCTCGGCCGCTCCCTGCTTCAGTCGTACGGCTCGTTGCACGAGGTCTCGCAGCGCAAACCCAAGGAGCTGACGCGTATGCGGGGCGTAGGGCCGGCGAAGGCCACCAAGCTCGCCGCCGCGTTTGAGGCCGGTCGTCGCGTCGAGTCGCAGCGGCAGCAGGACGAGCGTGTGCAGGTCACGTGCCCCGCCGACGTGGCGGACGTCTACGGCCCGCTCCTGCGCGACCTCGACAAAGAGGTGTTCAAGGTCGTGCACCTCAACACGGCCAACGTCATCATTGGTGACTACACCGTGAGTGAGGGCGGCCTCTCATCGAGCGTCGTGGAGCCGCGCGCTGTCTTCGAGCAGGCCATTCTCGACGACGCAGCCGCGGTCCTCTGTCTCCACAACCATCCCTCCGGCAACCCCGAGCCCAGCCGCGAGGACGTTCGGATCACCCGGCAGCTCGTCGACGCCGGTGGCACGATGGGCATCCCGGTGCACGACCACCTTATCATTGCCGGTACCGAGCACACGTCCCTGGCCGAGCGCGGCGTGATTGACTGA
- a CDS encoding four helix bundle protein — protein sequence MSISLKELRETKTWLRITRRDDPHSAERLHELTDETGQLCAVLSQSAHMAEGEGGGRWKKLANAQ from the coding sequence TTGAGCATCAGTCTGAAAGAGCTGCGCGAAACCAAGACGTGGCTCCGCATCACTCGCAGGGACGACCCGCACTCCGCCGAGCGGCTCCACGAGCTCACTGACGAGACGGGCCAGCTTTGCGCGGTTCTCTCCCAGTCCGCTCATATGGCGGAGGGGGAAGGTGGAGGCCGGTGGAAGAAGCTTGCCAATGCTCAATGA
- a CDS encoding glycine--tRNA ligase has protein sequence MSDDLFDTIVSLSKQRGFIVQSSEIYGGLSATYDYGPMGVELKRNVKEKWWQSMVYQNDDIVGLDASIMMHPKTWDASGHTEAFNDPLIDDKASGNRYRADELIEDYIRDLQEDGAEEHAEEVHERLVEALNAGDDMNDALHAIIMDEEIPAPESGAFDWTDVRQFNLMFETQMGPVDGQKVFLRPETAQGIFVNFHNAREPARLHVPFGVAQIGKAFRNEIVARQFVFRTREFEQMEMQYFVKPGTELDWYEQWKERRMAWHESLGIDPSNLRFHEHDQLSHYANAAVDIQYNFPIGWKELEGIHSRTDYDLSRHEEYSGKKMSYYDPWEEERYTPYVVETSTGLDRTLFMVLCDAYYEEEVKGDTRSVLRFDPEVAPVRAGIFPLTDKEGLPDIAREIEDDLNQHFNVRYDDRGSMGKRYRRQDEAGTPFCITVDFDTLDDQTVTVRDRDTMEQDRVAIDQLATYIFDQTANWEASA, from the coding sequence ATGAGCGACGACCTGTTCGACACCATTGTCTCCCTGTCCAAGCAGCGCGGCTTCATCGTCCAGTCGTCCGAGATCTACGGCGGCCTGAGCGCCACCTACGACTACGGCCCGATGGGGGTGGAGCTGAAGCGCAACGTGAAGGAGAAGTGGTGGCAGTCGATGGTGTACCAGAACGACGACATCGTGGGGCTGGACGCCTCCATCATGATGCACCCGAAGACGTGGGACGCGTCGGGGCACACGGAGGCGTTCAACGACCCCCTCATCGACGACAAGGCCTCCGGGAATCGTTACCGGGCCGACGAACTGATCGAGGACTACATCCGCGACCTCCAAGAGGACGGAGCGGAGGAGCACGCCGAGGAGGTCCACGAACGGCTGGTGGAGGCGCTGAACGCGGGCGACGACATGAACGATGCGCTCCACGCGATCATCATGGACGAGGAGATTCCGGCGCCGGAGTCCGGCGCGTTCGACTGGACGGACGTGCGCCAGTTCAATCTCATGTTCGAGACGCAGATGGGGCCGGTGGATGGGCAAAAGGTGTTTCTGCGGCCCGAGACGGCCCAGGGCATCTTCGTCAATTTCCACAACGCCCGGGAGCCGGCCCGTCTGCACGTGCCATTCGGCGTGGCACAGATTGGCAAGGCGTTCCGCAATGAGATCGTGGCCCGGCAGTTCGTCTTCCGCACGCGGGAGTTTGAGCAGATGGAGATGCAGTACTTCGTGAAGCCGGGCACCGAGCTCGACTGGTACGAGCAATGGAAGGAGCGCCGAATGGCGTGGCACGAGAGCCTCGGCATCGACCCGTCGAACCTCCGCTTCCACGAGCACGACCAGCTTTCGCACTACGCCAACGCGGCGGTCGACATCCAGTACAACTTCCCAATCGGCTGGAAGGAGCTGGAGGGCATCCACTCCCGGACCGACTATGACCTGAGCCGGCACGAAGAGTACTCCGGCAAGAAGATGTCGTACTACGACCCGTGGGAGGAGGAGCGCTACACGCCGTACGTCGTGGAGACCTCCACGGGCCTCGACCGGACGCTCTTCATGGTGCTCTGCGACGCGTACTACGAGGAAGAGGTGAAGGGGGACACACGCTCGGTGCTTCGGTTTGACCCCGAGGTGGCACCCGTCCGCGCCGGCATCTTCCCGCTCACGGACAAAGAGGGCCTGCCGGACATTGCCCGCGAGATTGAGGACGACCTGAATCAGCACTTCAACGTCCGCTACGACGACCGCGGCTCGATGGGCAAGCGCTACCGCCGGCAGGACGAGGCAGGCACGCCCTTCTGCATCACCGTCGACTTCGATACGCTCGACGACCAGACGGTGACGGTCCGCGACCGCGACACGATGGAGCAGGACCGCGTCGCCATCGACCAGCTGGCCACCTACATCTTCGATCAGACGGCCAACTGGGAGGCGTCGGCGTAG
- a CDS encoding CaiB/BaiF CoA transferase family protein, with protein sequence MLDDLVVLELASVLAGPSVGQFFAELGATVLKVENPRTNGDVTRQWHAPDVDGDGHEDRSAYFCCCNHGKQSIALNLSTEAGQALLHELAEDADVVLASYRPGTAEALGADYETLSAVNPDLIYGHVTGYGPDRERAGYDAVIQAESGFMHMNGPADGPPTKLPVALMDVLAAHQLKEGLLVALLRRGQGSGGAYVPVSLLQSAVSGLANQATNWLVAGHSPQRMGSAHPNIAPYGTPYSTADDQSIVLAVGTDPQFAALCDVLGRPGLADDPRFATNAERVAHRDVLHAVLADRIRQFDHDALLADLHEHGVPVGTVRDVPTVFEQPAVEKTILDWADAPAGIRQTAFPHPEEAARALRPPPRYAEHTAAILHERLGCSPDRVDVLAQDDVIIR encoded by the coding sequence GTGCTCGATGATCTGGTCGTCCTGGAACTTGCCTCCGTCCTCGCCGGCCCCAGCGTCGGCCAGTTTTTCGCCGAGCTCGGGGCGACGGTGCTCAAGGTCGAAAATCCCCGGACGAACGGCGACGTGACCCGCCAGTGGCACGCGCCGGATGTCGACGGCGACGGGCACGAGGACCGGTCGGCCTACTTTTGCTGCTGCAACCATGGGAAGCAGTCAATCGCCCTCAACCTGTCCACGGAGGCGGGACAGGCGCTCCTGCACGAGCTGGCGGAGGACGCCGACGTGGTGCTCGCCAGCTACCGTCCCGGCACGGCGGAGGCACTGGGCGCCGACTACGAGACGCTGTCCGCCGTCAACCCCGACCTGATCTACGGACACGTCACCGGCTACGGCCCCGACCGCGAGCGGGCGGGCTATGACGCCGTCATCCAGGCAGAGAGCGGCTTCATGCACATGAACGGCCCCGCGGACGGCCCGCCGACGAAATTACCGGTGGCCCTGATGGACGTGCTGGCGGCGCACCAGCTGAAAGAGGGACTTCTCGTGGCCCTGCTGCGACGGGGGCAGGGCAGCGGCGGAGCGTACGTCCCCGTCTCCCTGCTCCAGTCGGCCGTGAGCGGCCTCGCCAACCAGGCGACCAACTGGCTCGTGGCCGGTCACAGCCCGCAGCGCATGGGCTCGGCCCATCCCAACATCGCCCCGTACGGCACCCCCTACTCCACGGCCGACGACCAGTCGATCGTCCTTGCTGTGGGCACCGACCCCCAGTTCGCGGCCCTCTGTGACGTGCTGGGGCGGCCCGGCCTGGCCGACGATCCACGGTTCGCCACGAACGCCGAGCGCGTGGCCCACCGCGACGTGCTACACGCCGTTCTGGCGGACCGGATTCGACAGTTCGACCACGATGCCCTGCTGGCGGACCTCCACGAACACGGTGTGCCAGTCGGGACCGTGCGCGACGTCCCCACCGTCTTCGAACAGCCCGCGGTGGAGAAGACGATTCTGGATTGGGCAGACGCGCCGGCAGGGATCCGGCAGACGGCCTTCCCGCACCCGGAAGAGGCTGCCCGGGCGCTCCGCCCCCCGCCGCGATACGCCGAGCACACGGCCGCGATTCTGCACGAACGCCTCGGGTGCTCGCCCGACCGGGTGGATGTGCTGGCGCAGGACGACGTGATTATCCGGTAG
- a CDS encoding class I SAM-dependent methyltransferase encodes MPTDPTASPPPPQTWARWWNRTRYRLYAPVYDTLAWPMERGRQRTLRWLDPAPDARILLSGCGTGLDLKYLPSETQITALDAVPAMVRRAKARARTLGLAIDAHVGDAHALPFEDDSFDVVLLHLLLSVLPDPEMLLAEAARVLAPGGRISIYDKFLPPDTSPSLPRRVLNPVARVLVSDFNRRLWPMLAGTRLRITAHRDAGLWGLYTASVARQSAG; translated from the coding sequence ATGCCCACTGACCCCACGGCCTCTCCCCCGCCGCCCCAAACGTGGGCACGCTGGTGGAATCGGACCCGGTATCGGCTCTATGCGCCGGTCTACGACACGCTTGCGTGGCCGATGGAGCGTGGGCGGCAGCGCACTCTCCGGTGGCTCGACCCGGCCCCGGACGCCCGAATTTTGCTTTCGGGGTGCGGCACTGGGCTGGACCTGAAGTATCTCCCCTCCGAGACGCAGATCACGGCCCTCGACGCGGTGCCGGCGATGGTGCGCCGTGCGAAGGCACGGGCACGGACGCTCGGACTGGCGATCGACGCCCACGTCGGGGACGCCCATGCGCTCCCCTTCGAGGACGATTCGTTCGACGTTGTTCTGCTCCATCTGCTTCTGTCGGTGCTCCCGGATCCGGAGATGCTCCTGGCCGAGGCGGCGCGCGTACTAGCCCCAGGCGGACGCATCTCGATCTACGACAAATTTCTACCGCCGGACACGTCGCCCTCGCTGCCCCGTCGAGTCCTCAATCCGGTAGCCCGAGTGCTTGTCTCGGACTTCAACCGGCGGCTGTGGCCAATGCTTGCGGGAACGCGGCTCCGCATCACGGCACACCGCGACGCTGGGCTCTGGGGGCTGTACACCGCCTCCGTCGCGCGCCAGAGCGCTGGGTGA
- a CDS encoding Hsp20/alpha crystallin family protein, with the protein MTRLTRQTPNRTLRTLQREVDGLFDQFFGRTDGGDRDTSAVWSPSTDLTETDDDYRLRLDVPGMSADDISINLQNRTLTVSGERTSERTEEGEDAVRVERAFGTFHRTFTLPNAVDADNIEATYDGGVLTIHVPKTKESTRRQIEIQ; encoded by the coding sequence ATGACACGGTTGACGCGCCAAACGCCGAACCGTACCCTTCGCACCCTGCAGCGCGAGGTGGACGGCCTCTTCGACCAGTTCTTCGGCCGCACCGACGGCGGGGACCGCGACACGTCCGCGGTGTGGTCGCCGAGCACCGACCTGACGGAGACGGACGACGACTACCGCCTGCGCCTAGACGTGCCGGGCATGAGCGCAGACGACATCAGCATCAACCTCCAAAATCGCACGCTCACGGTGAGCGGCGAGCGCACCAGCGAGCGGACAGAAGAGGGGGAAGACGCCGTCCGCGTGGAGCGTGCTTTTGGCACCTTCCACCGCACGTTCACGCTCCCGAACGCCGTGGACGCCGATAACATTGAGGCGACCTACGACGGCGGCGTGCTGACGATCCATGTTCCGAAGACGAAAGAGAGCACGCGTCGCCAGATTGAGATCCAGTAG